In Cricetulus griseus strain 17A/GY unplaced genomic scaffold, alternate assembly CriGri-PICRH-1.0 unplaced_scaffold_46, whole genome shotgun sequence, the DNA window cacacacacacacacacacacacacgtcgcgtctatctcgaccagcaagaaggacacgaccacgactcttgttcaagcagtttattcaaaAACCTTGTACATCAGCCTTCACTCAGTTTCCGCCTTAGCTTCTCCATCTGCTTCTTCTCTCCCTACTAGCGCGGCCCCCCTccgcaagcccttaaaagcaagctcattacccaattaactCACGCCTCCTGGCAatcctggataggtcacagctggaggaggcacacaaGAGCCACAAAGCGCTTCTTAAACCAGATCTGGAAGGGCTAAAAAAGTTGNNNNNNNNNNNNNNNNNNNNNNNNNNNNaataaacccagcactcaggaggcagaggcatgtgcatctcaaggccaacctggtttacagagggatttccaggacagcaaggactgttAGACAGAGAGATCATCTCTcgaaaagtgaaaacaaaagagCTGAACTGCAGAGGAAAGGGCcaaataacatacaaaggcagacatatcagagGACACCTGCCTTCTCAATGGAGCCTAagagccaaaaggtcctggacagacaATTTGTAGACAATAAGACAATGGATGCCAATCTAGACTAGTATAAAcaacaaatctttcaatcaaCATAGACGGAGAAAACAAGGCATTCCAGCAAAACCAGGTTTAAACcgatacctatccacaaacccaggaCTACAGAAAGTATtataaggaaaactccaaaccaaggaaTTAGTAGCACCCATGAAACCTAGGAAATATGTATCTCAATAGAAGataacacacacgcacacacacacacacacacacacacacacacacacacacacacacacgtcgcgtctatctcgaccagcaagaaggacacgaccacgactcttgttcaagcagtttattcaaaAACCTTGTACATCAGCCTTCACTCAGTTTCCGCCTTAGCTTCTCCATCTGCTTCTTCTCTCCCTACTAGCGCGGCCCCCCTccgcaagcccttaaaagcaagctcattacccaattaactCACGCCTCCTGGCAatcctggataggtcacagctggaggaggcacacaaGAGCCACAAAGCGCTTCTTAAACCAGATCTGGAAGGGCTAAAAAAGTTGTCAGTGGGTGACTGCTTTGATATGGTGAACAAGCTGGTTGgaaaaattatttctagaaaCTACCTATTTAAACCCAGAGTGCTGGGGATTTAAAGCAGTTAGCAAGAGGGAAAGGTTTATGATCTGAAACAAAAGGACTAGGGAATCTCCAGATAGAATTTCTGGGGTTTCACGAGCATCTCTGATGTCTGGGTACCTGAGTCCCTGCCAGTACACCTACTGAATGATAACCAGGTCCATCTAtggatacacatatgtatactttACACAACCATCCCAAAGGACCCCAAGACCTTAGGAATCAAGCAGGGTGTGGGATTCTGTTTATGGGATTCTGTTTATTGTACTGGGACCATAGCTCTTCTGACTGCAATAGAGAGACAACAAAAACACTGACCTTAATCACATAAACAGTCTCACCAATAATCAGTGCCAGCTCCATGAGTTGATTGAAGCTTGGGTACTTGCACTGATCAGTGTTCTTGGAGGAGGAGCTTTTGTTCCTTAGAGTACAGGGAACGTTCCCTCCGTTGTTTATTTGGAGGTTTACGGTGAACTTTCAGATCACCATATTTATTTGATGGCATCACAGGCCCTACGGAACCCTCAGAGCCAGAACTGGATGAAGAACACAAGGGCATCTGGTGACTACAGTGCACTATGTGTGTTCCAAGTGTTGAGAGATTTGTATCCATTGGGGGACTTGGTTTCCATGCTTGTTCTGGGGACACTTGTGCTTGTAGGTTCCTTTCAGGATCTGGAAGCCATTGGAGAATAGATTGCATTTCTTGGGTATATGCACTTATCCATATATTTTGCAGTAGGATCTTGTTACTTGAAAAAGAAATTTGTAGTTTCAGGCTTTCTGGAGGATTAGGGGAAACTTCCTGATGTCCATATGTACCTGTACTCTCCAGAGATTCTGGGGAATCCCTGACACTACAGCTCCCAGAGGAACATGAGTACAACAGGGGACTTGGATTCATTGGATGGGCACCTTGTGGTGGGAGTCCCGTGTACTTTAGGGGACTAGGTTACTGACAGATTTGTTTGCATTGTGTGTCCTGTGGACACTTGGGGATTCTCGCTATCTGGGTACTATGGAAGAATTGATtgtgttgaagatgcttcaaTAACTAGGGCACTTTGAGACATTTGGAGATTTTCATGAACTGCAGTGATTTGATGCCTTTGGATACTTGATTGCATTGGGTTTCCTAtaggaacccaggactttgtaattggtgttttggtttgcttgtaGGGACTGGATGACTTGGTAAACTAAATTGCATAGCAATTCATGTAGGAAATAGGGGACTTTGAGATACTTGGTGACATTTTTGCCTTTGGTTGTTGGGTTtaagcccccatggggtctctgtgaattaCTGGTCGGCCAATATTCATAGCTGCCTCCTGTTCTCTAGTCCTGGCTTGTAGTCCCAGACTTGTCCCACTATACCTGGGTAAACACAAGCTCTTGTTTCATAAGCTCTTACACCTGGAGTTTTTCCACTATGCAGTAAGTGTACACAAGGCTGTCTCCCTGGAAAAAAAGTCAGACCAATAAAGTTGAAAAGACGCACACAGCACAAGAGACCAGaagtctctgcttttaactaattCTCCAACTTTTCACCGGATACTGAGACTTTTTCATGGCATCTGCATCACAAGTGGAGGTCCAACTGAGACTCTGAAAGAAAGGAGACCACGAGAGATCACCCTctgaaggctggccagcaagtaaggTTTATAAGGGTGGATTGGTAAAGGTACTGGAAGGGTGCTTCAACTCCTCGGTGTTGGAGAAGAAATAGAGAagtctgcctcaaaaagaaagcaGCAGTTAATGGAATTATtatgaaaactaaaaagaatagaaaatgaaaagtgggtttaaaaagaaaatgaaaagtaaaaaatacagagttttacaaaagaaaatgaaaaataaagttttaaagagaaaatgaaaagtaaaaagaacatagagagtctggatactgtaggCTATTGTGCTGTCTTCGAATTGTTCCATTgctaaggaaagagcaaaagctgctaacagatatttgattataaatgttgctcAATTCAActtacatatttcaaaaatactttgacttcaaaatttaaatataaggggAGGTTACATGGAAAAAATTTCGCAtttgtttccatagaaaatgaaaagctatgggtTCCTTTCAACAAATATGTTTTGATGAAATGAGACaccctgaagcaatggccaggTTATCCAGCATGGCAGACACCTGGAACAATGCAGTCACAGACCACTATGGTCAGGATTTCTTGGTCAGGATTTCTTGGTGTTCTTAGGATCCCTGTGGTATTTCAGCGACCCCAATCAGCAGGGAGTAGTTTGGACAGAAAACgcccaaatttccaaatattgtttacacTGAAGTAAAGCAATAAAGTACaaaaattttagagtttaaaatttTGAAAGGATCCTTCCCTTTCGAAGAAGCCACCACCGCAGGTGTATCAGAGCTGCCCTGGGGCTTGAGGAAATGTAGGTGTGGCCACGCATACAAGCAGGACAGCAGGAAATATCTGCCCGTGAACTGGTTAGTAATGTAATAGAGACGAGAGACCTATAGAGGAGTGGCTACATAAAAAATATACTCAGGGCATTGTGATTGGGGTGAGTAAAGAGAGAGTTGCCAAGTATCAGGATGGAGAGTCTTGCCATGTTCATTTTAAACTAGGAATAAGGAGAGGCAAACGCCCAGGAGTCTAATTCAGCAGGAGTTAGGAGGTTGAAATGTAGTGGAGTCGCTctcacaggagataagaaatttgctGGATTCCTCAGATCAGAGAAATATTCCTGTGTCTGTGAAAGCAACAAGCATGGGTCAGCCTAAGGAACAGACACCCTTCGAGTCATGGTGGGCAGCCAAAGCAGCTCAGATGTCTCCAGTGCAAGCTAATATTAGACAAGCAGCAGATAGAAAGGGATTTCAGACATTTCCTATATTGGCTCAGAGAGATACTCAGAAACATAAGAAAGATGAAGACGTCGATACCATTTaagcagctcaaggaactaaGGTCGGCTTATGTTCATGATAGATGAACAGTGGTTTTCACCCAGAcactgatagggaatattgctagAGAAGCCTTACCCTTAGGCAATCCTTGGCTGTCTGCTTGCAAATTCCTATCAGGCAGGGTAATTTGTtacagagagcaggcagggagcTAAGGAATTATTTCAGAATTTGTGTCCAGGACAATGCATACATTATCCAAAAGGaagttagagacacagatgtCAGACCTTTGAgtgtgaaacagctagcttatgagaatgctagCACAGCATGCCAGTCCGTGCCAAGGATTCACGGGACAAAGGCTGCCACAGACAAGTTTTGTTTAGGTATGGGACTGACTTCTACTCAGGGATTATCCATGGCGGCTGACTTGCAGGAAGGTCAGTTACAAATATGTTATGaaaagacctcagaaatctacgggacctcctcttgtagttcagtacttatccctagcatatgtgtggatttggggagcctattccacatagagggatactccttgagcaaAGAcgcatgggggtgggcctaggccctatcccaaaggatatgatagactctgatgaccccataAGAAGGCCacatccttcctggggagcagaaaggatatgtgataggtaggttgtAGTTGGGGGTAGTGTTAAGAGAGGAGGTGATggagaggtccttcctgtctgggcgggtccactctaggAGTTGAAGGCctagagagatcctggggtgatggggaccttagCCAGGAGTAGGGCTCATGACAGGTCAGGGGGgacaagggggaaggaagagtccaTTCTATGATTTTTATGGCTTTTTCTTGTTACTCACAGGTGGTCTGTGGTTCATAGACACCAATAGTTTCAGAAATttatcctggagactacaggggaggtttTGATCTCCCCTGCAGTTTCTTTTATGGCCAAACTGTTCCTAGGAACCAAGTATCTAGAAGGACGAGGAcagggtctggagtttctttgtgttcaggtTTGTCCCTAGGCTCAAGGAGGCCAGGGGATCTGGAGTTTCTTTATGTCATGTCCTGAGACAGAGGCTTACATGTCTTTGCTGTAGCCTGCCATGGCTGTTAAAGCAGgcggctgagtgagggtctggccCCTCCAGTCACATCCTGGTGCTGGTTCATGAATTCAGATGCTCAGTCAAACTTTAGAGTTTGCGCACCTTCCAATTTAAGTGTGTCATGCCTGAAGATTTATTGTATCTTTTAGATAGTGGGGCTGTATCAAACTCCTAACACTCTTCCTCGTCCTCCCAGAATATAGAGGTTATAGGCACATACCACCAGGGCACTCACATAAAGTATAGTTTTTGACACTGGGACTAAATCTTTGTTGCCAAGACTAGCATGGAATTTTCTGTGAGCAGCTTGCTTTTGTCACGTGAGTGTGGTGATTCTAGCTTGTAACAGAGTTTGAACAACAATTAGCAAGAAATTCCACataaggattaaaggtgtgtgctattgCTCCCTGCCTCAGGGATTTCTTATTCCAACTAAATTGGGTCAATttttgaaatatacaaaatagGTATACAGTGTTTTTCTAACGTATCCCTGTCTGTGACCCAAGTTCTGGCAATATGTTTCCTGCTTCCTGGGCTCTGAGATTTCAGATTTGTTAAATGCCTGTGCTTCTGTGAAGTTTTCATACCTAACTTTTTACCACTTAccatttttcattaaataaaatggtcTTTGAGTAAAATTTAAAGTGCATCTTACTACTTTGCATTGCAAATCATCAACGCTTTAAGATAGCAGGAGtactctgggtggtggtggcacacacctttaatcccagaacttgtaaGGCAGAGGGAAGTGGATCTATAAGAGTTCAAATCCTATCTGGTCTAAGAGTAGTGCCAGGACAAgttctgaaatattttagtttgctgagagaatttttaaaaggttttaattcacagagagaaaaggtttccacaggccttggcccattacaaggtagtggccccaaccccgggcacatcctatggtttagacgggggcaatcgccaagacaatcCTCTTTGGGTCACTCCttgctggccaacagacaatcaaggactttacAGGGTActttctatggtttttcctttgtagaaaagcaggtcccacctgggtgaccactctaacataagatcatactttgtaatcaagcACTtatgccccttgcctgtatgctgatctgcggttttttcctgtataaggagcctgtaacccttgcggggtgtgcagcttccctgatattgctgacacccgaatgcaaattcgttcaataaaccctcttgcttttgcagctcttggtctggtttctgagtcttgggggctcctcgggatcctgagtcccttaggggtctgggggtctttcagttccacacctaaacagagaaaccctgtcatgaaaaacaaaacaaaataaaataaaaatattgggaGTAGAGATTGCAGTCTCTAAGATAGCATTCTGTGCTCAGGAAACATGGTTCAGTGAGTCAGTGAAATTCTTGCTTTGCCATGGAAGGGAAGTTCAATTCCTAACTTTTTCTTATTGGTTTCTTGACttgggctttctctgtgtaatagcctggGCTATTCTGAGACTCACTCAGAACaccaggcttgcttcaaactctCAGATTCACCTGCATTTgcctccaaggtgctgggattaaagccgtggaCCACCAAACCCAGTTTGAATACTTTTATAACATTCCTAATATACAATGATTCACAGGAAAGCCCCTAAAATGCTGCATCATGGGAAACACTCACTTCTCAGTGCCTGGAGGTCACATATACTTCAGGTCTGCATTCAATGAGATtccataggaagaaaaaaattgatgcagaaaaatagaaacaacaaatcCAGACTCACAGTTTGAATGTTAGCTTGTCAGATACTCATCAAAACAACTGTGAATCACAGCACTGTGTGAGCTATGAACTGATAATTTGCCTTAGCAAACAACAAATATCAGATAGATGAGGTTTAGTCCAGTTGGCAGATTGAGATCTCCTTAGCATCAAATCCCTTGTGTGGTGGACCTTGCTCGTGGTGATTCCCAGTCCTCCAGATCATCATCAGATTAAAAGAAAGTTCAAGGGCAGTTAAGCATACCGGAGACCCCACCCTAAAAAATCCTATGGGGCAATGGTGggacatgccttcaatcccagcacctggtagGCAGATACAAGAACATCTCATAGTTCAGTTTGGTCTACAGTATGAGTCACAGGATAGCCGTGGCTACTCGGAGAAACTCTTTCTGGAACAAAAAGGAAGTGAAAAATATAATTAGCTATAAGATTGATCATATCTTTCACAACAATATTGCAGTCCTTTCTCTCTAGCTTATATCAAGAGCAGGTGCATGACTAGTGCATTTGCTAATGCCAAAGAATCAGGATAAAATTTCACCATGTACACACTTTCAAACCAGAAGGCGAACACATATCCAATTTGGACAAATGAAGCAGCTGAAGACCTTGGTGAAGGCAAACTCAATGTTTATAGGTCTCaatactcagtgtgtgtgtgaggcaggtGCATCAGAATTTCATAGTAACTAGAAGTCATACAATGAGTGTGAGAAACCCCATGTCAAATTCTACCCTCTGACATACTAAAAAATGGTGGGGCAAATTTTGTgagaatacaaaaataattgGAAGATGTTGGTTCTGGGTGATGACATAGCTACTACAGGATTACCGTCCAAACATGGGAACCTAACCTGTGTTTTCCAGCCAGCCAGGATAGAAGGGAAATGGAAACATATACATGTTGCCCTCCTATTTCCCCATGTGGGTGGTAGAATAAGTGTGTctaaaacacatatacaaaataaaaatatgtaaagacACACAGAGTTCCTGTGTAGTCGTGGCCATCCTGGAATTGCtctgtagtcctagctggcctcacactcacagagatacatttgcctctgcctcccccatcctGGGACCAAATGTATGTGCCACCCCACCATGAatgcttcttttttaatgtattgatTGTGATAAAATATTGTGAATTATTGTATTTTACCCTCTGTTTATATTTCACCTAGCATTGGGGATTTATGCCAGGATttcccaaaaaaaggaaaagagttaTGTCACTACCTCACTAAGCAcctctttgttaatttttcaatAATTCATTACTGTAGTTATTTTCAAACTGATAAGAACCCATACTACACTTGATCTTTACCAAAAGGCCAAGAAGAGATTGTcaataaattttgtttgttttctttagacagggattatctgtgtagctttggagcctgtccttgaactagctctcttagaccagactagcctcatatactcacagagatctgcctgcctgtgccttcggattgctgggattaaaggtgtgtgcctcagACTTCCAGGCAGTGATTGTCATTAATCTTCTTACTCTCTGAATAGCAAGAAAATTTCCTGGGAGTTGACCCATTAAACTGAGGTCTGACCTCACACAGATTTCTAGAACAATTCAAAGGTCGTTTGTATCTTACATATCATTGCAGGTGGAAGTGGATACACATGTGGGAAGAAAGCTGGGGGGTCACAGGTGTAGACTGAGAGCAGTTCATTCTCTCTCAAAAATATATCACTTGCTGTGGACTTATACCCCTGCATTGAATGGACCGTGTGCAAGCAGAGTAGCTAACATCAGGACTGTGCGTTGATGAGAAATTTTGACAGGGAATTCCTGGCAAATTGGATCTCAGCACATCCAGTAACCTGGGGGAACACAGGGAGACTCAAGGTTGTTTCCCATGAATTGgatctgggtgttggtggtatcATGGCTGAAAAGAGTCATAGACACACAGGTCAGAGACTTAAACAGCCCTTTTCCATCAATTGAAAGATGCCAGACCCCTAAGGGGCacaggatcccaaggagcccctgagactcagaaaccagaccaagagctgcaaaggTAAGAGAACGAatgtgcattcgggtgtcagcaatactGGGAAAGCTACACACCTAGCAAGGGTTATACGCTCTTTTTATAGGGATTTTATACCCAAATCAGCATACATGCATGGGGACAAAGTGATTGAatacaaagtgattgattacaaagtatgattttATATTAACGAGGTCACCCAGGTTTGACCTGGtcttctacaaaggaaaaaccacagaatgtactcACCAAGTCTGAGATACTCAGCTTAATTCCCATGGTCCacacatttgttttcttacttcCACAAATGTCCTTTGGCAGATTACTGCCCAAATGCATACACAGTGTAGACATGTTACTAACAGGCTTTCAAcgtgttttccatttttacagACAAGtactcctcttcccctttcctttccatgGAATGCCAGTCCTGCCTCTTGAGAATGGATGACCCGGACTACGATTCCACCTGGGAGGACAAGAGCAAGGAAGGCTTTGAAGACGGCCAGGCGGATGATAAAGGCCATGAGGACAAGGGCAGCAAGCACAGCAACGCAAAGGAGCCACGGCCAGGTGTGTTCCAGTCCAGGAAGACCCCTTACCGAAACTGGCGAGCTATGCAGGACATGCGAAGGTATCGGCACCACTACCCGGATCTGGCAGATCCAGACTGCAAGGGCGACATGACTAACCTGTGCTTCTACAAAAATGAGATCTGCTTCCAGCCAAATGGTCTCTACATTGAGGAAATTCTTCACAACTGGAAAGACAACTATGTCGTCCTTGAAGAGAATCACTCCTATATCCAGTGGCTGTTTCCTCTGAGGGAACCAGGAGTGAACCGGCATGCCAAGCCCCTCACACTCAAGGAGGTGGAGGCATTTAAAAGCTCCCAGGAGGTCAAAGAGCGTCTGGTCCGGGCCTATGAACTCATGCTGGGCTTCTATGGGATCCAACTTGAGGACCGGGACACAGGTGCGGTCTGCTGTGCACAGAACTTCCAGCCACGCTTCCAGAACCTCAACAGTCACAGGCACAACAACCTGCGCATTACACGCATCCTCAAGTCGCTgggagagctgggattagagCACTACCAGGCACCGCTGATCTGCTTCTTCCTGGAGGAGACACTGGTACAGCACCAACTGCCCAGCGTGCGTCAGAGTGTCCTGGACTACTTCATGTTCGCCGTGCGTTGCAGACACCAGCGCCGGGAGCTTGTGTACTTTGCATGGGAGCACTTCAGACCTCGCTGCCAGTTTGTCTGCTGGCCCCGTGACAAGCTGCAGAGGTTCAGACCTCATGGTATACCACGGCCACTGATGGTACTAGGACAGGCAGATAAGGATGAGGGCTCCGGGAAGCCCTTCCAAGAGGCTGGCACCCAGGGTCAGACCTATGGATCTGGAAGGGACCTGAGTGGGAGCAGTGGAAAAGCTGAGGATCCCTCATTGCTGAGCACAAAGCCCCAGGAATCAGGAGGCCTGGATGAGGCCCAGGGGGATGAGACTGAGTCACTGAGCtccaaagagagcaagaagaggaagcggggagaagaggcaggagcAGGGCCCAGGGGTGTCAGATGTAAAAAACACTGCCCTCAACCTTGAGGGGTGTGCCCTCAGCTCTGTCAGCCAAAAACCCAGGGAGGCTAACCAGGCCTGCCCAGTTACCCATGGGGCCAGAGTGCCTTATGAGACAAGAAAACGGAGGAAGGTGGAGAAGAGGGCTGAGGGTGATTGAGTAGCCAGTAACTATCACACTGAGCTGCAGGCCCATTCCCTACTTCCTACGACTTCAGAGAGCCTTTTGTTGCCAAGACTGGCATGGAATTTTCTGTGAACAGCTTGCTTTTGTCACCTGAGTATGGTGATTCTAGCTGGTAACAGAGTTTGAACAACAATTAGAAAGAAATTCCACataaggattaaaggtgtgtgctattgCTCCCTGGATCAGGGATTTCTTTTTCCAACTAAATTGGCTCAATttttgaaatatacaaaatagGTATATAGTGTTTTTCTAACTTATCCCTGTCTGTGACCCAAGTTCTGGCAATATGTTTCCTGCTTCCTGGGCTCTGAGATGTCAGATTTGTTAAATGCCTGTGTTGCTGTGAATTTTCATACCTAACTTTTTACCATTCAccatttttcattaaataaaatggtcTTTGAGTAAAATTTAAAGTGTATCTTACTACTTTGCATTGCAAATCATCAACCTTAGATACTAGGAGtactctgggtggtggtggcaaagaATCAGGATAAAATTTCACCTTGTACACACTTTTCAAACCAGAAGGCGAACACATATCCAATTTGGACAAATGAAGCAGCTGAAGACCTTGGTGAAGGCAAACTCAATGTTTATAGGTCTCaatactcagtgtgtgtgtgaggcaggtGCATCAGAATTTCATAGTAACCAGAAGTCATACAATGAGTGTGAGAACTGTCTGAGCTACAGAAACCCCATGTCAAATTCTACCCTCTGACATACTAAAAAATGGTGGGGCAAATTTTGTgagaatacaaaaataattgGAAGATGTTGGTTCTGGGTGATGACATAGCTACTACAGGATTACCGTCCAAACCTGGGAACCTAACCTGTGTTTTCCGGCTAGCCAGCATAGAAGGGAAATGGAAACACGCACATGTTACCCTCCTATTTCCCCGTGTGGGTGGTAGAATAAGTGTGTCCAGaacatgaacacaaaataaaaatatgtaaacacaaaCAGAGATTCTGTGTAGTCGTGGCCATCCTGGAATTGCtctgtagtcctagctggcctcacactcacagagatacatttgcctctgcctcccccatcctGGGACCAAATGTATGTGCCACCCCACCATGAatgcttcttttttaatgtattgatTGTGATAAAATATTGTGAATTATTGTATTTTACCCTCTGTTTATATTTCACCTAGCATTGGGGATTTATGCCAAGATTtccaaaaaagggaaaagagtTATGTCACTACCTCACTAAGCAcctctttgttaatttttcaatAATTCATTACTGTAGTTATTTTCAAACTGATAAGAACCCATACTACACTTGATCTTTACCAAAAGGCCAAGAAGCCATTGTcaataaattttgtttgttttctttagacagggattatctgtgtagctttggagcctgtccttgaactagctctcttagaccagactagcctcatactcacagagatctgcctgcctgtgccttcggattgctgggattaaaggtgtgtgcctcagACTTCCAGGCAGTGATTGTCATTAATCTTCTTACTCTCTGAATAGCAAGAAAATTTCCTGGGAGTTGACCCATTAAACTGAGGTCTGACCTCACACAGATTTCTAGAACA includes these proteins:
- the LOC113838719 gene encoding LOW QUALITY PROTEIN: opioid growth factor receptor-like (The sequence of the model RefSeq protein was modified relative to this genomic sequence to represent the inferred CDS: inserted 2 bases in 1 codon; substituted 1 base at 1 genomic stop codon), which translates into the protein MDDPDYDSTWEDKSKEGFEDGQADDKGHEDKGSKHSNAKEPRPGVFQSRKTPYRNWRAMQDMRRYRHHYPDLADPDCKGDMTNLCFYKNEICFQPNGLYIEEILHNWKDNYVVLEENHSYIQWLFPLREPGVNRHAKPLTLKEVEAFKSSQEVKERLVRAYELMLGFYGIQLEDRDTGAVCCAQNFQPRFQNLNSHRHNNLRITRILKSLGELGLEHYQAPLICFFLEETLVQHQLPSVRQSVLDYFMFAVRCRHQRRELVYFAWEHFRPRCQFVCWPRDKLQRFRPHGIPRPLMVLGQADKDEGSGKPFQEAGTQGQTYGSGRDLSGSSGKAEDPSLLSTKPQESGGLDEAQGDETESLSSKESKKRKXGEKRQEQGPGVSDVKNTALNLEGCALSSVSQKPREANQACPVTHGARVPYETRKRRKVEKRAEGDXVASNYHTELQAHSLLPTTSESLLLPRLAWNFL